The following proteins are co-located in the Betta splendens chromosome 9, fBetSpl5.4, whole genome shotgun sequence genome:
- the si:dkey-32e23.4 gene encoding dynamin-1-like protein isoform X2, with the protein METLIPTINRLQEVFLTVGAEIIQLPQIVVVGSQSSGKSSVLESLVGRDFLPRGSGIVTRRPLVLQLINVPPLQERLKIENGVKAEEWGTFLHCKNQIFTDFQEICREIEAETERSSGSNKGISPEPIHLKIFSPKVLNLTLVDLPGITKVPVGDQPEDIEAQVQGMILSFISNPNSLILAVSPANSDLATSDALKLAREVDPDGRRTLLVISKLDLMDAGTDALEVLLGRVIPVRLGIIGVVNRSQHDINTQKSLEDSMRDEQAFLQRHYPSLASRAGSRYLAKTLSRLLMHHIRDCLPELKTRVTVLSAQYQARLNSYGQPVEDHSATLLQIVTKFASDYCNTIEGTARHIQTSELCGGARICYIFHETFGRTLQSIDPLGGLTELDILTAIRNATGPRPALFVPEVSFELLVKRQIKRLEEPSLRCVELVHEELQRIIQHCSSFSTQELLRFPKLHDSIVEVVTGLLRKRLPIANEMVHNLVAIELAYVNTKHPDFTDAAQVSASVNSQQAEASDGGKRWKNDKVGEEKAPATGFGSPSKGQAINLLDTAVPVSRKLSAKEQRDCEVIQRLIKCYFLIVRKSIQDSVPKTVMHFLVNFVKEHLQSELVGQLYKQPLLQELLIESQDTAQQRIEVAQMLEALKKANNIISEIRETHLW; encoded by the exons ATGGAAACTTTGATTCCCACCATCAACCGGTTGCAGGAAGTCTTTCTCACAGTTGGCGCAGAGATCATTCAGCTACCACAGATCGTCGTGGTTGGATCTCAG AGTAGTGGAAAAAGCTCTGTGTTGGAGAGTTTAGTTGGACGGGATTTCTTGCCCAGAGGATCAGGAATAGTCACAAGACGACCCCTGGTGTTGCAGCTTATTAATGTCCCCCCTCTACAGGAAAGACTGAAGATTGAGAATG GTGTCAAGGCTGAAGAATGGGGCACTTTTCTGCACTGCAAGAACCAG ATCTTCACAGATTTTCAGGAAATTTGCCGTGAAATTGAAGCTGAGACCGAACGCAGTTCAGGCAGCAACAAG GGAATCAGCCCTGAACCCATACATTTAAAGATCTTCTCCCCCAAAGTGCTCAACCTCACCCTAGTTGATTTGCCTGGAATTACTAAG GTTCCTGTTGGGGACCAGCCAGAGGACATTGAGGCCCAAGTGCAAGGCATGATCTTATCCTTCATCTCCAATCCAAACTCTCTTATTCTTGCTGTGTCCCCTGCCAACTCTGACTTGGCCACCTCTGACGCTCTGAAATTGGCACGTGAGGTTGATCCAGATG GTCGTCGAACACTGCTGGTGATCAGCAAGCTGGATCTGATGGATGCAGGGACTGATGCTCTGGAGGTCCTTCTGGGTAGAGTGATCCCAGTCAGGCTGGGGATTATTGGCGTGGTTAACAG GAGTCAGCATGACATCAATACCCAGAAGAGCCTGGAGGACTCGATGAGGGATGAACAGGCCTTCCTGCAGCGCCACTACCCCTCGCTGGCTTCTCGGGCCGGCTCACGTTATCTGGCCAAAACCCTAAGCAGACTGCTGATGCACCACATCCGAGACTGTCTGCCAGAGCTCAAAACTCGAGTGACTGTGCTCAGTGCCCAGTACCAGGCACGGCTCAACAGCTATGGCCAACCAGTAGAGGACCACAGCGCCACCCTTCTGCAGATAGTCACCAAGTTTGCCAGCGATTACTGCAATACAATTGAGGGAACAGCCAGACACATCCAAACCTCAGAGCT CTGTGGGGGCGCTCGCATCTGTTACATATTCCATGAGACCTTTGGCCGCACTTTGCAGTCTATCGACCCTCTCGGGGGACTGACTGAGCTCGATATCCTCACAGCCATCCGCAATGCTACG GGTCCACGCCCCGCACTTTTTGTACCCGAGGTATCATTCGAGTTGTTGGTGAAGCGGCAAATTAAGCGACTGGAGGAGCCTAGTCTGCGCTGTGTGGAACTTGTGCATGAGGAGCTGCAAAGGATCATCCAGcactgctcctccttcagcacCCAG GAGCTGCTGCGATTTCCCAAACTGCACGACTCCATTGTGGAAGTCGTGACTGGATTACTAAGGAAGCGTTTGCCGATTGCTAATGAGATG gtacACAATTTAGTTGCCATAGAGCTTGCCTATGTCAACACCAAGCATCCAGACTTCACAGATGCGGCGCAGGTCTCTGCATCAGTCAACAGTCAGCAG GCAGAGGCCTCTGATGGAGGGAAGCGCTGGAAAAATGATAAAGTTGGAGAAGAGAAAGCCCCGGCTACAGGCTTTGGCAGCCCCAGCAAAGGCCAGGCCATTAACCTCCTTGACACC GCTGTACCTGTGTCCCGTAAGCTGAGTGCAAAGGAGCAGCGTGACTGTGAGGTCATCCAACGCCTCATCAAATGCTACTTCCTCATTGTCCGCAAAAGCATCCAAGACAG tgtaCCTAAAACCGTGATGCACTTCCTGGTGAACTTTGTGAAAGAGCATCTGCAGAGTGAACTAGTGGGTCAGCTTTACAAAcagcctctgctgcaggagctgctcatTGAGTCACAGGACACGGCTCAGCAGCGGATTGAAGTTGCTCAAATGCTTGAG gCCCTCAAAAAAGCAAATAACATCATCTCTGAGATCCGGGAAACCCATCTGTGGTAG
- the acsl2 gene encoding long-chain-fatty-acid--CoA ligase 1: MHFQDWLTSLRSSVGLKASELEDLLRRLPLPSLSLSSPSLLGLGALASLTAYWLVTRPRPMRPPCDLQAQSVAVNGDPSCRRSALLSDDSLLDFYYENTRTAYDMFQRGLQISGNGPCLGYRKLGQPYQWISYTEVAERAQVLGSGLLAKGCQPNPQQFVGIFAQNRPEWIISELACYTYSMAVVPLYDTLGMEAMVHILNLAEISLVICDREEKAACLLENKENGKTPKLFCLVLFNDFSAAFYERAKACEVELLKLEQLMDLGRRNLKDPVPPQPQDLAVVCFTSGTTGKPKGAMITHGNIASNTSSVIKMLEGSIVIQREDVSISYLPLAHMFERMIQVTMFCHGARVGFYQGDISLLMDDIKTLKPTFFPVVPRLLNRIYDKILGSVTSPLKRALLHYAVRRKQAELRSGIVRNNSLWDKLVFNRIQTSLGGNVRFALTASAPISPTVLSFLRATLGCLIFEGYGQTECTAGCTFSMPGDWSTGHVGSPLPCAMVKLVDIPEMNYYAKNGEGEICIRGPSVFKGYLKDPEKTAEALESDGWLHSGDVGQWLPNGTLRIIDRKKHIFKLSQGEYIAPEKIENVYMRCVPVLQVFVHGDSLQSYLIGIVVPDPEVFVNWAKERGFVGSHEELCHNPDVKNAVLEDMKTVGKKAGLMSFEQVKDICLHPEVFSVANGLLTPTLKSRRTDIRRAFQEQITSMYSKTAA, from the exons ATGCATTTCCAGGACTGGCTCACATCGCTACGCTCCAGCGTTGGACTGAAGGCCTCTGAATTGGAGGACTTGTTGCGACGCCTGCctctgccctctctctccctgtcctccccctctctgctgGGCCTTGGAGCCCTGGCCTCCCTCACCGCGTACTGGCTGGTGACGCGGCCCCGACCCATGCGTCCTCCCTGTGACCTGCAGGCCCAGTCCGTAGCCGTCAAC GGAGATCCCAGCTGCAGGCGCTCGGCTCTCCTCAGCGATGACTCGCTCCTGGACTTTTACTACGAGAACACCAGGACGGCTTACGACATGTTCCAAAGAGGCCTGCAGATCTCAG GAAATGGCCCGTGCCTTGGCTATAGGAAACTGGGCCAGCCGTACCAGTGGATCTCCTACACTGAG GTAGCGGAGCGGGCACAGGTCCTCGGCTCTGGGCTGTTGGCTAAAGGCTGTCAGCCGAACCCGCAGCAATTTGTTGGGATCTTTGCACAGAACAGACCGGAG TGGATCATCTCGGAGCTGGCCTGCTACACGTACTCCATGGCGGTGGTGCCGCTCTATGACACTCTGGGAATGGAGGCCATGGTCCACATACTCAACCTGG CGGAGATCTCGCTGGTGATctgtgacagagaggagaaggccGCCTGCTTGTTGGAGAACAAGGAGAACGGCAAGACCCCGAAGCTCTTCTGCCTGGTCCTCTTCAACGATTTCAGCGCTGCTTTCTATGAGAGGGCGAAGGCCTGCGAGGTGGAGCTTTTGAAACTGGAGCAGCTCATG GACCTGGGGAGACGGAACCTCAAAGACCCTGTG CCGCCCCAGCCCCAGGATCTGGCCGTGGTTTGCTTCACCAGTGGAACCACAG GGAAGCCCAAGGGAGCCATGATCACCCACGGCAACATCGCCTCCAACACTTCCTCTGTCATTAAGATGCTGGAG GGTTCGATTGTGATCCAGCGGGAGGACGTGTCGATCTCCTACCTGCCGCTCGCCCACATGTTTGAGAGGATGATTCAG GTCACCATGTTCTGCCACGGGGCCAGAGTAGGGTTCTACCAAGGAGACATCTCCCTCCTCATGGACGACATTAAAACGCTGAAGCCGACCTTCTTCCCCGTTGTGCCTCGTCTGCTCAATCGCATCTACGACAAG ATCCTCGGGTCCGTGACCTCTCCGTTAAAACGGGCTTTGCTCCACTACGCTGTGAGGAGAAAGCAGGCGGAGCTCCGGAGCGGGATCGTCCGCAACAACAGTCTGTGGGACAAACTGGTCTTCAACAGGATCCAG ACCAGCCTGGGAGGCAACGTGCGCTTCGCCCTGACGGCCTCGGCGCCCATCTCCCCCACGGTGCTGTCCTTCCTCAGAGCCACTCTAGGCTGCCTCATCTTCGAGGGCTACGGTCAGACAGAGTGCACCGCAGGCTGCACGTTCTCCATGCCGGGAGACTGGAGCACAG GTCACGTTGGGTCCCCTTTGCCGTGTGCCATGGTGAAGCTGGTTGACATCCCCGAGATGAACTACTACGCCAAGAATGGCGAGGGGGAG ATCTGCATCCGGGGCCCCAGCGTGTTCAAAGGCTACCTGAAGGACCCAGAAAAGACGGCGGAAGCCTTGGAGAGCGACGGCTGGCTGCACAGTGGGGACGTGGGCCAGTGGCTTCCT AATGGGACACTGCGCATCATTGACAGGAAAAAGCACATCTTTAAATTGTCCCAGGGGGAGTACATAGCTCCAGAGAAGATCGAGAACGTTTACATGCGATGCGTCCCCGTGCTCCAGGTGTTTGTGCACGGAGATAGTTTACAG TCTTATCTCATAGGCATAGTCGTGCCTGACCCTGAGGTGTTTGTGAACTGGGCTAAAGAGCGGGGCTTCGTCGGGTCCCACGAGGAGCTGTGCCACAATCCA GATGTCAAGAATGCAGTTTTAGAGGACATGAAAACTGTGGGGAAGAAAGCAGGCTTGATGTCATTTGAGCAG GTGAAAGACATTTGCTTACATCCGGAGGTCTTCAGCGTTGCCAACGGCCTTCTCACGCCCACTCTGAAAAGCAGACGCACCGACATCCGCAGAGCCTTTCAGGAGCAGATAACAAGCATGTACAGCAAGACGGCGGCGTAA
- the prkg1l gene encoding cGMP-dependent protein kinase 1 isoform X2, protein MGTLRDLQFALQLKIEELRQRDTLIDELELELDTKDELIRRLQEELDRYRATASLPGSSAASAACSAQGEDRQRARSKAVISEPLALDPVAVARVSNRNGDASQESQRLVRAAIMKNDLLKNLGQREIGGIVACVHPTTVKQGCCVLQEQTKGAQAYVLEEGRLDVTKDGKRLSTLEPGDMFGELALLYDCAHACSVSAQKDSKLWIIERRSFQTVLMQSGLTRLCHSMELLSSVPFLQPLPQDVIMKMSDLMEETHYSDGDYIIRQEAAGDTFYVISKGQVNVTETKPGHEEQSVLSKLSERQWFGEKALWGEDVRNVDVIAAGDVTCLVIDREAFTGVISGLALDSYHQVPPSHEARTELNQELTFLSSATLSDFRIVSTLAPGELGRIDLVQLKSNSKCLLAMRVLRKKLMFSSGQQEHVLREGRILMETRCPFIVRLHKTFRDTECLYVLTEACLGGDLRHVLTDKGCLDESSTRFYTACVVEALDFLHGRNVVYRDVKPENVVLDERGYAKLIGSRCLKRLEVGQKTWTFCGTLGYMAPEVILYKGHSLSADLWSLGVFVFELLSGGLPFNSADPMKSLAGTIRGTELIDFPKIISKSASSLIKKLCRSNPSERLGSLGNGAKDIQKHKWFEGFDWDGLCKRTIIPPVIPQVKYPLDSGTCGQYAKDSLELSTTWEDF, encoded by the exons ATGGGTACACTCCGGGACCTCCAGTTTGCCCTGCAACTAAAGATTGAGGAGCTCCGTCAGAGGGACACGCTCATcgacgagctggagctggagttggACACGAAGGATGAACTCATTCGCagactgcaggaggagctggatcGCTACAGAGCCACCGCCTCCCTCCCAGGATCCTCTGCAGCCAGCGCAG CCTGCTCTGCTCAAGGTGAGGACAGGCAGCGAGCCAGAAGCAAGGCGGTCATCTCCGAGCCCCTCGCGCTGGACCCAGTGGCCGTCGCCAGGGTTTCCAACAGAAACGGCGACGCAAGTCAGGA GTCCCAGAGGTTGGTTCGGGCTGCGATTATGAAAAACGACTTGTTGAAGAACCTTGGCCAAAGGGAAATCGGCGGCATCGTTGCCTGTGTGCATCCCACCACCGTCAAACAGGGCTGCTGCGTCCTCCAGGAGCAGACCAAAGGGGCGCAGGCCTATGTTTTAGAAG AGGGGCGGCTGGACGTGACCAAAGACGGCAAGAGGCTGTCCACGCTGGAGCCGGGGGACATGTTCGGCGAGCTGGCGCTGCTCTACGACTGCGCTCACGCCTGCTCCGTCTCAG CACAAAAGGACAGCAAGCTGTGGATCATTGAGCGCAGGAGTTTCCAGACTGTGCTTATGCAGAGCGGCCTCACCCGTCTCTGTCACTCCATGGAGCTGCTCAGCAG CGTTCCCTTCCTGCAGCCGTTGCCACAGGACGTCATCATGAAAATGTCTGATCTCATGGAGGAG ACGCACTACAGCGACGGTGATTACATCATTCGACAAGAGGCCGCAGGAGACACCTTTTATGTCATTAGCAAAGGCCAG GTGAACGTGACAGAGACGAAGCCCGGCCACGAGGAGCAGAGCGTCCTGTCGAAGCTCTCTGAGAGGCAGTGGTTTGGAGAGAAGGCTCTGTGGGG GGAGGACGTTCGAAACGTGGACGTGATCGCTGCTGGCGACGTTACGTGCTTGGTCATAGACAGAGA GGCCTTCACAGGCGTCATCAGTGGCCTGGCGTTGGACTCCTACCACCAAGTCCCACCAAGCCACGAAGCCAGAACTGA ATTGAACCAGGAGCTGACCTTCCTCTCATCTGCCACCTTAAGTGACTTCCGCATTGTTTCCACTCTAGCACCTGGGGAGCTTGGCCGCATTGACCTG GTGCAGCTAAAGAGCAACAGCAAGTGTCTTTTAGCCATGAGGGTCCTGAGGAAGAAGCTGATGTTCAGCAGTGGTCAGCAGGAGCACGTCCTGAGAGAAGGGCGCATCCTGATGGAGACGCGCTGTCCATTCATAGTCAG GCTGCATAAAACCTTTCGAGACACAGAGTGCCTGTACGTTTTGACAGAAGCGTGTCTTGGTGGGGATTTGCGCCACGTGCTCACAGATAA AGGCTGTTTGGATGAAAGCAGCACCAGGTTCTACACGGCCTGCGTCGTGGAGGCCCTGGACTTCCTTCACGGTCGGAACGTAGTGTACAGAGACGTGAAACCCGAGAACGTTGTCCTCGATGAGCGCGGCTACGCCAAATTG ATTGGCTCCAGGTGCCTGAAGAGGCTGGAGGTCGGGCAGAAAACCTGGACGTTCTGCGGCACGCTAGGCTACATGGCGCCTGAAGTCATCCTGTACAAAGGTCACAGTTTATCTGCAGACCTCTGGTCGCTgggtgtatttgtgtttgaacTTCTGAGCGGTGG GCTCCCGTTCAACAGCGCTGACCCGATGAAGAGTCTCGCTGGCACCATTCGTGGCACCGAGCTCATCGACTTCCCAAAGATCATCAGCAAAAGTGCCTCGAGTCTCATAAAGAAACTGTGCAG GAGTAATCCCTCGGAGAGACTTGGCAGTCTGGGAAATGGGGCCAAGGACATTCAAAAGCACAA GTGGTTCGAAGGATTCGACTGGGATGGACTGTGTAAAAGAACGATAATCCCCCCAGTTATTCCCCAG GTTAAATATCCCCTGGACAGTGGTACGTGTGGTCAGTATGCTAAGGACTCGCTGGAGCTCAGCACAACCTGGGAGGATTTCTAA
- the ubl4a gene encoding ubiquitin-like protein 4A has product MILTVKPLQGKECSVQVTEDEKVSTVKQLVSERLNIPANQQRLLYKGKALADEHRLSDYSIGPEAKLNLVIRPVGERTGGSGTTASSSSNSSSSTHGGVWQMVSTILARHFSPADAAKVHEQLIKDYERSLRQLSLDDIERLAGRLLHPDSDGMDTSYID; this is encoded by the exons ATGATTCTTACAGTGAAACCGCTTCAGGGGAAAGAATGTAGTGTACAG gTGACTGAAGATGAAAAGGTCTCTACTGTAAAGCAACTTGTGTCTGAACGCCTGAACATACCAGCAAACCAGCAGCGGTTGCTCTACAAGGGAAAGGCGCTTGCAG ATGAGCATAGGCTGAGTGATTACTCCATTGGACCCGAGGCTAAATTGAATCTGGTAATCCGTCCTGTGGGAGAGAGGACTGGAGGTTCAGGGACaactgccagcagcagcagtaacagcagcagcagcacacatggAGGAGTGTGGCAGATGGTGTCCACGATTCTTGCTAGACACTTTAGTCCAGCAGATGCAGCCAAGGTCCATGAACAACTTATTAAG GACTATGAACGTTCACTTCGACAGCTTAGTCTCGACGACATTGAACGTTTAGCGGGAAGGCTTCTTCACCCAGATAGTGACGGAATGGACACCTCATACATAGACTAA
- the prkg1l gene encoding cGMP-dependent protein kinase 1 isoform X1 — MGTLRDLQFALQLKIEELRQRDTLIDELELELDTKDELIRRLQEELDRYRATASLPGSSAASAACSAQGEDRQRARSKAVISEPLALDPVAVARVSNRNGDASQESQRLVRAAIMKNDLLKNLGQREIGGIVACVHPTTVKQGCCVLQEQTKGAQAYVLEEGRLDVTKDGKRLSTLEPGDMFGELALLYDCAHACSVSAQKDSKLWIIERRSFQTVLMQSGLTRLCHSMELLSSVPFLQPLPQDVIMKMSDLMEETHYSDGDYIIRQEAAGDTFYVISKGQVNVTETKPGHEEQSVLSKLSERQWFGEKALWGEDVRNVDVIAAGDVTCLVIDREAFTGVISGLALDSYHQVPPSHEARTELNQELTFLSSATLSDFRIVSTLAPGELGRIDLVQLKSNSKCLLAMRVLRKKLMFSSGQQEHVLREGRILMETRCPFIVRCLLFSIGLISCLTFGLQRMLTVKTPFFMAHRLHKTFRDTECLYVLTEACLGGDLRHVLTDKGCLDESSTRFYTACVVEALDFLHGRNVVYRDVKPENVVLDERGYAKLIGSRCLKRLEVGQKTWTFCGTLGYMAPEVILYKGHSLSADLWSLGVFVFELLSGGLPFNSADPMKSLAGTIRGTELIDFPKIISKSASSLIKKLCRSNPSERLGSLGNGAKDIQKHKWFEGFDWDGLCKRTIIPPVIPQVKYPLDSGTCGQYAKDSLELSTTWEDF, encoded by the exons ATGGGTACACTCCGGGACCTCCAGTTTGCCCTGCAACTAAAGATTGAGGAGCTCCGTCAGAGGGACACGCTCATcgacgagctggagctggagttggACACGAAGGATGAACTCATTCGCagactgcaggaggagctggatcGCTACAGAGCCACCGCCTCCCTCCCAGGATCCTCTGCAGCCAGCGCAG CCTGCTCTGCTCAAGGTGAGGACAGGCAGCGAGCCAGAAGCAAGGCGGTCATCTCCGAGCCCCTCGCGCTGGACCCAGTGGCCGTCGCCAGGGTTTCCAACAGAAACGGCGACGCAAGTCAGGA GTCCCAGAGGTTGGTTCGGGCTGCGATTATGAAAAACGACTTGTTGAAGAACCTTGGCCAAAGGGAAATCGGCGGCATCGTTGCCTGTGTGCATCCCACCACCGTCAAACAGGGCTGCTGCGTCCTCCAGGAGCAGACCAAAGGGGCGCAGGCCTATGTTTTAGAAG AGGGGCGGCTGGACGTGACCAAAGACGGCAAGAGGCTGTCCACGCTGGAGCCGGGGGACATGTTCGGCGAGCTGGCGCTGCTCTACGACTGCGCTCACGCCTGCTCCGTCTCAG CACAAAAGGACAGCAAGCTGTGGATCATTGAGCGCAGGAGTTTCCAGACTGTGCTTATGCAGAGCGGCCTCACCCGTCTCTGTCACTCCATGGAGCTGCTCAGCAG CGTTCCCTTCCTGCAGCCGTTGCCACAGGACGTCATCATGAAAATGTCTGATCTCATGGAGGAG ACGCACTACAGCGACGGTGATTACATCATTCGACAAGAGGCCGCAGGAGACACCTTTTATGTCATTAGCAAAGGCCAG GTGAACGTGACAGAGACGAAGCCCGGCCACGAGGAGCAGAGCGTCCTGTCGAAGCTCTCTGAGAGGCAGTGGTTTGGAGAGAAGGCTCTGTGGGG GGAGGACGTTCGAAACGTGGACGTGATCGCTGCTGGCGACGTTACGTGCTTGGTCATAGACAGAGA GGCCTTCACAGGCGTCATCAGTGGCCTGGCGTTGGACTCCTACCACCAAGTCCCACCAAGCCACGAAGCCAGAACTGA ATTGAACCAGGAGCTGACCTTCCTCTCATCTGCCACCTTAAGTGACTTCCGCATTGTTTCCACTCTAGCACCTGGGGAGCTTGGCCGCATTGACCTG GTGCAGCTAAAGAGCAACAGCAAGTGTCTTTTAGCCATGAGGGTCCTGAGGAAGAAGCTGATGTTCAGCAGTGGTCAGCAGGAGCACGTCCTGAGAGAAGGGCGCATCCTGATGGAGACGCGCTGTCCATTCATAGTCAGGTGTCTCCTCTTTAGCATCGGTCTAATCAGCTGTTTGACGTTTGGATTACAGAGGATGTTAACCGTTAAAACGCCTTTTTTCATGGCTCACAGGCTGCATAAAACCTTTCGAGACACAGAGTGCCTGTACGTTTTGACAGAAGCGTGTCTTGGTGGGGATTTGCGCCACGTGCTCACAGATAA AGGCTGTTTGGATGAAAGCAGCACCAGGTTCTACACGGCCTGCGTCGTGGAGGCCCTGGACTTCCTTCACGGTCGGAACGTAGTGTACAGAGACGTGAAACCCGAGAACGTTGTCCTCGATGAGCGCGGCTACGCCAAATTG ATTGGCTCCAGGTGCCTGAAGAGGCTGGAGGTCGGGCAGAAAACCTGGACGTTCTGCGGCACGCTAGGCTACATGGCGCCTGAAGTCATCCTGTACAAAGGTCACAGTTTATCTGCAGACCTCTGGTCGCTgggtgtatttgtgtttgaacTTCTGAGCGGTGG GCTCCCGTTCAACAGCGCTGACCCGATGAAGAGTCTCGCTGGCACCATTCGTGGCACCGAGCTCATCGACTTCCCAAAGATCATCAGCAAAAGTGCCTCGAGTCTCATAAAGAAACTGTGCAG GAGTAATCCCTCGGAGAGACTTGGCAGTCTGGGAAATGGGGCCAAGGACATTCAAAAGCACAA GTGGTTCGAAGGATTCGACTGGGATGGACTGTGTAAAAGAACGATAATCCCCCCAGTTATTCCCCAG GTTAAATATCCCCTGGACAGTGGTACGTGTGGTCAGTATGCTAAGGACTCGCTGGAGCTCAGCACAACCTGGGAGGATTTCTAA
- the si:dkey-32e23.4 gene encoding dynamin-1-like protein isoform X1, which yields METLIPTINRLQEVFLTVGAEIIQLPQIVVVGSQSSGKSSVLESLVGRDFLPRGSGIVTRRPLVLQLINVPPLQERLKIENGNGVKQNAQNSFPGVKAEEWGTFLHCKNQIFTDFQEICREIEAETERSSGSNKGISPEPIHLKIFSPKVLNLTLVDLPGITKVPVGDQPEDIEAQVQGMILSFISNPNSLILAVSPANSDLATSDALKLAREVDPDGRRTLLVISKLDLMDAGTDALEVLLGRVIPVRLGIIGVVNRSQHDINTQKSLEDSMRDEQAFLQRHYPSLASRAGSRYLAKTLSRLLMHHIRDCLPELKTRVTVLSAQYQARLNSYGQPVEDHSATLLQIVTKFASDYCNTIEGTARHIQTSELCGGARICYIFHETFGRTLQSIDPLGGLTELDILTAIRNATGPRPALFVPEVSFELLVKRQIKRLEEPSLRCVELVHEELQRIIQHCSSFSTQELLRFPKLHDSIVEVVTGLLRKRLPIANEMVHNLVAIELAYVNTKHPDFTDAAQVSASVNSQQAEASDGGKRWKNDKVGEEKAPATGFGSPSKGQAINLLDTAVPVSRKLSAKEQRDCEVIQRLIKCYFLIVRKSIQDSVPKTVMHFLVNFVKEHLQSELVGQLYKQPLLQELLIESQDTAQQRIEVAQMLEALKKANNIISEIRETHLW from the exons ATGGAAACTTTGATTCCCACCATCAACCGGTTGCAGGAAGTCTTTCTCACAGTTGGCGCAGAGATCATTCAGCTACCACAGATCGTCGTGGTTGGATCTCAG AGTAGTGGAAAAAGCTCTGTGTTGGAGAGTTTAGTTGGACGGGATTTCTTGCCCAGAGGATCAGGAATAGTCACAAGACGACCCCTGGTGTTGCAGCTTATTAATGTCCCCCCTCTACAGGAAAGACTGAAGATTGAGAATG GGAATGGGGTTAAACAAAATGCCCAAAACAGCTTTCCAG GTGTCAAGGCTGAAGAATGGGGCACTTTTCTGCACTGCAAGAACCAG ATCTTCACAGATTTTCAGGAAATTTGCCGTGAAATTGAAGCTGAGACCGAACGCAGTTCAGGCAGCAACAAG GGAATCAGCCCTGAACCCATACATTTAAAGATCTTCTCCCCCAAAGTGCTCAACCTCACCCTAGTTGATTTGCCTGGAATTACTAAG GTTCCTGTTGGGGACCAGCCAGAGGACATTGAGGCCCAAGTGCAAGGCATGATCTTATCCTTCATCTCCAATCCAAACTCTCTTATTCTTGCTGTGTCCCCTGCCAACTCTGACTTGGCCACCTCTGACGCTCTGAAATTGGCACGTGAGGTTGATCCAGATG GTCGTCGAACACTGCTGGTGATCAGCAAGCTGGATCTGATGGATGCAGGGACTGATGCTCTGGAGGTCCTTCTGGGTAGAGTGATCCCAGTCAGGCTGGGGATTATTGGCGTGGTTAACAG GAGTCAGCATGACATCAATACCCAGAAGAGCCTGGAGGACTCGATGAGGGATGAACAGGCCTTCCTGCAGCGCCACTACCCCTCGCTGGCTTCTCGGGCCGGCTCACGTTATCTGGCCAAAACCCTAAGCAGACTGCTGATGCACCACATCCGAGACTGTCTGCCAGAGCTCAAAACTCGAGTGACTGTGCTCAGTGCCCAGTACCAGGCACGGCTCAACAGCTATGGCCAACCAGTAGAGGACCACAGCGCCACCCTTCTGCAGATAGTCACCAAGTTTGCCAGCGATTACTGCAATACAATTGAGGGAACAGCCAGACACATCCAAACCTCAGAGCT CTGTGGGGGCGCTCGCATCTGTTACATATTCCATGAGACCTTTGGCCGCACTTTGCAGTCTATCGACCCTCTCGGGGGACTGACTGAGCTCGATATCCTCACAGCCATCCGCAATGCTACG GGTCCACGCCCCGCACTTTTTGTACCCGAGGTATCATTCGAGTTGTTGGTGAAGCGGCAAATTAAGCGACTGGAGGAGCCTAGTCTGCGCTGTGTGGAACTTGTGCATGAGGAGCTGCAAAGGATCATCCAGcactgctcctccttcagcacCCAG GAGCTGCTGCGATTTCCCAAACTGCACGACTCCATTGTGGAAGTCGTGACTGGATTACTAAGGAAGCGTTTGCCGATTGCTAATGAGATG gtacACAATTTAGTTGCCATAGAGCTTGCCTATGTCAACACCAAGCATCCAGACTTCACAGATGCGGCGCAGGTCTCTGCATCAGTCAACAGTCAGCAG GCAGAGGCCTCTGATGGAGGGAAGCGCTGGAAAAATGATAAAGTTGGAGAAGAGAAAGCCCCGGCTACAGGCTTTGGCAGCCCCAGCAAAGGCCAGGCCATTAACCTCCTTGACACC GCTGTACCTGTGTCCCGTAAGCTGAGTGCAAAGGAGCAGCGTGACTGTGAGGTCATCCAACGCCTCATCAAATGCTACTTCCTCATTGTCCGCAAAAGCATCCAAGACAG tgtaCCTAAAACCGTGATGCACTTCCTGGTGAACTTTGTGAAAGAGCATCTGCAGAGTGAACTAGTGGGTCAGCTTTACAAAcagcctctgctgcaggagctgctcatTGAGTCACAGGACACGGCTCAGCAGCGGATTGAAGTTGCTCAAATGCTTGAG gCCCTCAAAAAAGCAAATAACATCATCTCTGAGATCCGGGAAACCCATCTGTGGTAG